In Sander lucioperca isolate FBNREF2018 chromosome 12, SLUC_FBN_1.2, whole genome shotgun sequence, one DNA window encodes the following:
- the b4galt5 gene encoding beta-1,4-galactosyltransferase 5 isoform X3: MVQARGIQIRENVKNIGAQVLEQVVRGAYSINGTDYAYDFNVSESDAPPTTYLPEGFTYLPSQVCPERLHTMKGRLEVNMSEVSLEEVERSLLEEEPNMAQGGHWKPDDCLPRWKVAILVPFRNRHEHLPILLRHLVPVLKKQRLQFAFYFIEQLGTEPFNRAMLFNVGYKEAMKDLDWDCLVFHDVDHLMENDRNYYGCTDMPRHFAVKLDKYSYMLPYNEFFGGVSGLTVKQFKKINGFPNAFWGWGGEDDDLWNRVQFANYTVSRPHGEHGRYMSIPHHHRGEVQFLGRYSLLRHSKERQKVDGLNNLNYSPLVSRRPLYTNITVSLSRMLAPIADY; this comes from the exons AGAGAGAACGTGAAGAACATTGGGGCGCAGGTTCTGGAGCAGGTTGTGAGAGGGGCTTACAGCATCAATGGCACAG ACTATGCCTATGACTTCAACGTGAGCGAGAGTGATGCTCCTCCCACCACATACCTCCCTGAGGGCTTCACCTACCTCCCCTCTCAGGTTTGTCCTGAGAGGCTGCACACCATGA agggcagGTTGGAGGTGAATATGAGTGAGGTGTCtttggaggaggtggagagatCCTTGCTGGAGGAAGAGCCTAACATGGCCCAAGGAGGCCACTGGAAGCCCGATGACTGTTTACCTCGCTGGAAA GTGGCAATCCTAGTCCCGTTCAGAAACCGACATGAACACTTACCCATTCTTCTGAGACACCTCGTGCCAGTGCTGAAAAAACAGAGACTTCAGTTTGCCTTTTATTTCATAGAGCAG ttGGGCACAGAGCCATTTAACCGAGCCATGTTGTTCAACGTGGGTTACAAGGAGGCTATGAAGGACCTGGACTGGGACTGTCTGGTCTTCCACGATGTGGACCACCTCATGGAGAACGACAGAAACTACTACGGCTGCACAGACATGCCCCGACACTTTGCGGTCAAACTCGACAAGTACTCCTACAT GCTTCCGTATAATGAGTTCTTCGGTGGTGTCAGTGGCCTGACGGTGAAGCAGTTCAAAAAGATTAATGGATTTCCAAATGCATTCTGGGGCTGGGGAGGAGAGGATGATGACCTCTGGAACAG GGTGCAGTTTGCCAATTACACAGTTAGTAGACCACACGGAGAGCATGGGCGCTATATGTCAATTCCACATCACCATCGTGGGGAAGTCCAGTTCCTAGGAAG GTATAGTCTACTACGCCActcaaaagagagacagaaagtggATGGTCTTAACAACCTAAACTACTCCCCCCTAGTGTCCAGGAGACCTCTCTACACCAACATTACAGTCAGCTTGAGCAGAATGCTTGCACCCATAGCTGACTACTGA